The Pantoea vagans genome includes a window with the following:
- the bioA gene encoding adenosylmethionine--8-amino-7-oxononanoate transaminase, with protein sequence MFTQDDLNFDRQHIWHPYTSMRDPLPCYPVVAAHGCQLQLADGRELVDGMSSWWAAIHGYNHPRLNQALQQQMAQMSHVMFGGITHPAAVELSRQLIAMTPEALECVFLADSGSIAVEVSMKMALQYWLGRGETRQKFLTLKRGYHGDTFAAMSVCDPENSMHSLWRGYLPEHLFAAAPQCGFDAEWDASDFADFAQLAEKHHREIAAVILEPIVQGAGGMRFYHPRYLQQVRELCDRYGILLIADEIATGFGRSGKLFACEHAGIAPDILCLGKALTGGTMTLSATLTTREVADTISRSAAGCFMHGPTFMGNPLACAVAVESLTMINEGHWPAQVTAIEQQLQRELLPLSQHHAVADARVLGAIGVIETHSPVNMAALQQFFVERGVWIRPFGKLIYLMPPYLISAAELSQLTQAVRAALDVEAHFQG encoded by the coding sequence ATGTTCACTCAGGACGACCTCAACTTTGACCGCCAGCATATCTGGCATCCGTACACCTCGATGCGCGATCCGCTGCCCTGTTACCCGGTAGTCGCCGCGCACGGTTGCCAGCTACAGCTGGCTGATGGACGAGAACTGGTCGACGGGATGTCGTCGTGGTGGGCAGCGATTCATGGCTATAACCATCCGCGCCTCAATCAGGCTTTACAGCAGCAGATGGCGCAGATGTCGCATGTGATGTTTGGCGGTATTACCCATCCGGCCGCCGTGGAACTGAGCCGCCAGCTGATCGCCATGACACCTGAAGCGCTGGAGTGCGTGTTCCTCGCCGATTCCGGGTCGATCGCCGTCGAAGTCTCGATGAAAATGGCGTTGCAGTACTGGCTGGGACGCGGTGAAACACGGCAAAAATTCCTCACGTTGAAGCGTGGCTATCACGGCGACACTTTTGCCGCGATGTCGGTGTGCGATCCAGAAAACTCCATGCACAGCTTGTGGCGGGGTTATCTGCCGGAACACCTGTTCGCCGCTGCGCCGCAGTGCGGCTTCGATGCGGAGTGGGATGCCTCTGACTTTGCCGATTTCGCTCAGTTAGCGGAGAAGCATCATCGCGAGATTGCGGCGGTGATCCTTGAACCCATCGTGCAGGGTGCTGGCGGGATGCGCTTCTACCATCCGCGCTATTTGCAGCAGGTGCGCGAACTGTGCGATCGCTACGGCATCCTGCTGATTGCCGATGAGATCGCCACCGGATTTGGTCGCAGCGGTAAACTGTTTGCCTGCGAGCATGCCGGGATCGCACCCGATATTCTCTGCCTGGGTAAGGCATTGACCGGCGGCACCATGACGCTTTCCGCCACACTCACGACCCGCGAAGTGGCCGACACCATCAGCCGCAGTGCCGCGGGCTGCTTTATGCATGGCCCCACCTTTATGGGCAATCCACTGGCCTGTGCGGTGGCGGTAGAGAGCCTGACGATGATCAATGAGGGGCACTGGCCTGCGCAAGTGACAGCAATCGAACAGCAGTTGCAGCGCGAACTGCTGCCACTCAGCCAGCATCACGCCGTGGCCGATGCCCGCGTGCTGGGGGCGATTGGCGTCATTGAAACCCACTCGCCGGTGAATATGGCGGCACTGCAGCAGTTCTTTGTTGAACGTGGCGTGTGGATCCGGCCGTTTGGCAAGTTGATCTACCTGATGCCACCTTATCTGATTTCTGCCGCTGAACTCTCACAACTAACCCAGGCAGTGCGTGCGGCGCTGGATGTTGAGGCGCATTTCCAAGGGTGA
- a CDS encoding kinase inhibitor: MRVFSQDFNDGDKMPERHVFNGMGYTGDNLSPHLAWEDAPEGTKSFVVTCYDPDAPTGSGWWHWVVANLPADVTELAQGAGSGVAALPASAIQTRTDFGQTGYGGAAPPQGESHRYIFTVHAMDTDKIDVDAGASGAMVGFNVHFHALASASITVKYA, from the coding sequence ATGCGCGTATTTAGCCAGGATTTTAATGATGGCGATAAGATGCCAGAGCGACACGTTTTCAACGGGATGGGATACACAGGGGATAATCTGTCACCTCATCTGGCTTGGGAAGATGCCCCTGAGGGGACTAAGAGTTTTGTGGTGACCTGTTACGATCCTGATGCACCAACAGGTTCAGGTTGGTGGCACTGGGTGGTCGCGAACTTGCCCGCTGACGTGACGGAACTGGCGCAAGGTGCCGGTTCAGGCGTTGCCGCCTTGCCAGCAAGCGCGATTCAGACGCGCACCGATTTTGGTCAAACCGGTTACGGCGGCGCAGCGCCTCCGCAGGGTGAGTCACATCGCTATATCTTTACCGTACACGCGATGGATACCGATAAGATTGACGTAGATGCCGGCGCGAGTGGTGCCATGGTGGGCTTTAATGTGCACTTCCATGCACTGGCAAGCGCGTCCATCACGGTGAAATACGCTTAA
- the pgl gene encoding 6-phosphogluconolactonase, protein MKQVVYTASPESQQIHAWQLQEDGALTLLQVTDVAGQVQPMVVSPKKDFLYVGVRPNFRVLAYRIAADGSLSLAGEAPLPGSPTHISTDRQGHYLFCGSYNDACVSISPIGSDGVPQAPSQVISGLDGCHSANIDLSNQTLFVPALKQDRICLFQLNADGTLAPREQTQVTTVEGAGPRHMAFHPNGAYGYVVNELDSTVDVWALSNVHGQVERVQSLDMMPKDFSDTRWAADIHITPDGRFLYACDRTSSTITAFSISEDGSVLAIEGYQPTETQPRGFNIDNSGQYLVAAGQKSHHIEVYKIAERGLLQPLARYAVGQGPMWVVIHALD, encoded by the coding sequence ATGAAACAAGTCGTGTATACCGCCAGTCCCGAGAGCCAGCAGATCCATGCCTGGCAGTTACAGGAAGATGGCGCACTGACGTTATTGCAGGTCACGGATGTGGCCGGTCAGGTGCAGCCGATGGTGGTGAGCCCGAAGAAAGATTTTCTCTATGTCGGGGTTCGTCCGAATTTTCGCGTGCTGGCGTATCGCATTGCGGCCGACGGTTCGCTGAGCCTGGCCGGTGAAGCGCCGTTGCCGGGCAGCCCGACGCATATCTCCACCGATCGTCAGGGTCACTACCTGTTCTGCGGTTCTTACAACGATGCCTGCGTCAGCATCAGCCCGATTGGCAGCGATGGTGTGCCGCAGGCACCGAGCCAGGTGATTAGCGGTTTGGATGGTTGCCACTCGGCGAATATCGATCTCAGCAACCAAACGCTGTTTGTGCCGGCACTGAAGCAGGATCGCATCTGCCTGTTCCAACTGAACGCGGACGGCACCCTGGCACCGCGCGAGCAAACACAAGTCACCACGGTTGAAGGTGCAGGTCCACGTCACATGGCATTCCATCCTAATGGCGCTTACGGCTATGTGGTGAATGAACTCGACAGCACCGTGGATGTCTGGGCTCTGAGCAACGTGCACGGCCAGGTAGAGCGCGTGCAAAGCCTGGACATGATGCCGAAAGATTTCAGCGATACGCGCTGGGCGGCAGATATCCACATCACGCCAGATGGCCGTTTCCTGTACGCCTGCGACCGCACCAGCAGCACCATTACTGCGTTTAGCATAAGTGAAGATGGTTCGGTGTTGGCGATCGAAGGCTACCAGCCAACAGAAACACAGCCGCGCGGTTTCAATATCGATAACAGTGGTCAGTATCTGGTGGCGGCGGGGCAGAAATCACATCATATCGAAGTGTATAAGATTGCAGAGCGCGGTCTGCTGCAACCGCTGGCGCGTTACGCCGTAGGCCAGGGCCCGATGTGGGTGGTGATTCACGCGTTGGATTGA
- a CDS encoding pyridoxal phosphatase: protein MSYRVIALDLDGTLLTPNKTILPESIEALARAQQAGVKVLIVTGRHHCAIHPFYQALQLETPAICCNGTYLYDYQAKKVLASDPLEKSQATRVIEMLDEENIHGLLYVDDAMLYQEPTGHVTRTLNWAQSLPEAQRPLFLQVPSLAQAAQDAHAIWKFALSHPDTRALQQFAERTEAELGLACEWSWHDQVDIAQAGNSKGKRLAQWVESQGLSMQDVLAFGDNYNDLSMLEQVGLGVAMGNADDAIKARAKKVIGTNLEAGIAEVIYQEVL, encoded by the coding sequence ATGAGCTACCGCGTAATCGCCCTTGACCTTGATGGCACCCTGCTGACCCCGAACAAAACCATTCTGCCAGAATCGATTGAAGCGCTGGCCCGCGCACAACAGGCGGGTGTCAAAGTGCTGATCGTCACCGGTCGCCACCACTGCGCTATCCACCCTTTTTATCAGGCACTGCAGCTGGAGACACCCGCAATCTGCTGTAATGGCACCTACTTGTATGATTATCAAGCGAAGAAGGTGCTGGCTTCCGATCCTCTGGAGAAAAGCCAGGCGACACGCGTTATCGAGATGCTCGATGAGGAGAACATTCACGGCCTGCTGTATGTGGATGACGCCATGCTGTATCAGGAGCCGACCGGCCACGTCACGCGTACCTTAAACTGGGCACAATCGCTGCCGGAAGCGCAACGTCCGCTGTTCCTGCAAGTGCCTAGCCTGGCGCAAGCGGCTCAGGATGCACACGCCATCTGGAAGTTTGCCCTTTCCCACCCTGATACCCGAGCATTACAGCAGTTTGCAGAGCGCACCGAAGCTGAGCTGGGGCTGGCCTGCGAATGGTCATGGCACGATCAGGTGGATATTGCTCAGGCAGGCAACAGCAAAGGTAAGCGTCTGGCGCAGTGGGTTGAGAGCCAGGGTTTGAGCATGCAAGACGTGCTGGCGTTTGGCGACAACTACAACGATCTCAGCATGCTGGAACAGGTTGGATTGGGCGTGGCGATGGGTAATGCTGATGACGCGATCAAAGCGCGCGCCAAAAAAGTCATTGGCACCAACCTGGAAGCGGGTATTGCCGAAGTGATTTACCAGGAAGTTCTGTAA
- the modC gene encoding molybdenum ABC transporter ATP-binding protein ModC, with protein sequence MLNLNISQQLGDHLLDVNVQIPGSGITAIFGVSGAGKTSLINAIGGLTQPQNGQIQLNDRLLFDAATRVNLPPEKRRIGYVFQDARLFPHYRVKGNLQYGMAANMKAQFNSLVTLLGLEPLLNRFPASLSGGEKQRVAIGRALLTAPDILLMDEPLASLDLIRKRELMPYLQKLAKQVDIPILYVSHSLDEILQLADNVLVLDSGKVKAFGALEKVWSSAAMRPWLPIADRTSVLRVQVLEQHPDYPMTALSLGDQHIWVSRVNQPVKTALRIRIASADVSLALQPPQNTSVRNILPAQVVELLEIDDQVEVKLRIGISELWARISPWARDELGIRPDQWLYAQIKSVSITT encoded by the coding sequence ATGCTGAATCTGAATATTTCCCAACAGCTGGGCGATCACCTGCTTGACGTCAATGTGCAGATCCCCGGCAGTGGCATCACCGCCATTTTTGGCGTGTCAGGGGCAGGTAAAACCTCACTGATCAATGCGATTGGTGGCTTGACGCAACCGCAGAACGGGCAGATTCAGCTTAACGATCGCCTGCTGTTTGATGCGGCGACGCGTGTAAATCTGCCGCCCGAAAAACGCCGCATCGGCTATGTCTTCCAGGATGCACGTTTGTTCCCGCACTATCGTGTGAAGGGCAACTTGCAATATGGCATGGCGGCGAACATGAAGGCGCAGTTTAACAGCCTGGTGACGTTACTTGGGCTGGAACCGCTGCTCAATCGCTTTCCGGCATCCCTGTCAGGCGGTGAAAAGCAGCGTGTGGCGATTGGCCGCGCATTGCTCACCGCGCCGGACATCTTGCTAATGGACGAACCGCTGGCCTCACTGGACTTGATCCGTAAGCGTGAACTGATGCCGTACCTGCAAAAGCTGGCGAAGCAGGTGGATATTCCGATCCTGTACGTTTCGCACAGCCTGGATGAGATCCTGCAACTGGCCGACAACGTACTGGTGTTGGATAGTGGCAAAGTGAAAGCCTTTGGCGCACTGGAGAAGGTGTGGAGTAGCGCGGCAATGCGCCCGTGGCTCCCAATTGCCGATCGCACCAGCGTACTGCGCGTGCAGGTGCTGGAGCAGCATCCCGATTACCCGATGACGGCTTTATCACTGGGCGACCAACACATTTGGGTCAGCCGGGTGAATCAGCCCGTAAAAACGGCACTGCGTATTCGTATCGCCTCGGCAGACGTGTCCCTGGCACTGCAGCCGCCGCAAAACACCTCAGTCCGCAACATCTTGCCTGCCCAGGTGGTCGAGTTGTTGGAGATTGATGATCAGGTCGAAGTGAAATTGCGCATTGGCATCAGTGAGCTGTGGGCGCGAATTTCGCCATGGGCAAGGGATGAGCTGGGTATTCGACCCGATCAGTGGCTGTATGCGCAGATTAAGAGTGTGTCGATTACAACATAG
- the modB gene encoding molybdate ABC transporter permease subunit, producing the protein MILSDPEWQAVFLSLKVSCVAVLVSLPFGIMMAWILARCRFPGKTLLDSVIHLPLVLPPVVVGYLLLIALGRRGFIGEWLYDWFGFTFAFSWRGAVLASAVMAFPLMVRAIRLALEAVDTKLEQAARTLGAGRWRVFFTITLPLTLPGIIVGTVLAFARSLGEFGATITFVSNIPGETRTIPSAMFTLIETPGAEGTAARLCAVAIALALLSLVASELLARWGRKRLGAA; encoded by the coding sequence ATGATACTTAGCGATCCCGAATGGCAGGCGGTGTTTCTCAGCCTAAAAGTCTCTTGTGTTGCAGTACTGGTCAGCCTGCCGTTTGGCATCATGATGGCCTGGATTCTGGCGCGCTGCCGGTTTCCGGGCAAAACCCTGTTGGATAGCGTGATCCATTTACCGCTGGTGTTACCGCCCGTGGTGGTGGGTTATCTGCTGTTGATAGCCCTTGGCCGCCGTGGATTCATTGGCGAATGGCTGTATGACTGGTTTGGCTTCACCTTTGCCTTTAGCTGGCGCGGTGCGGTGCTGGCTTCTGCGGTGATGGCTTTTCCGTTGATGGTACGCGCGATACGTCTGGCGCTGGAAGCGGTCGATACCAAACTGGAGCAAGCCGCACGCACGCTGGGTGCGGGACGCTGGCGTGTATTTTTCACCATTACCCTTCCGCTCACCTTGCCGGGCATCATTGTCGGTACGGTGTTGGCCTTTGCCCGTTCACTGGGTGAGTTCGGCGCAACCATTACTTTCGTCTCCAACATTCCTGGTGAGACGCGCACTATTCCGTCCGCGATGTTTACGCTGATTGAAACGCCCGGCGCGGAAGGCACTGCTGCTCGCCTGTGCGCAGTGGCGATTGCGCTGGCCTTGTTGTCGCTGGTGGCTTCAGAGCTGCTGGCGCGCTGGGGCCGTAAGCGGTTAGGAGCGGCCTGA
- the modA gene encoding molybdate ABC transporter substrate-binding protein — protein MLKINYRWTAATVLSVSMASHAVAAEKITVFAAASLTNALQEIATQYQKKTGVEVVSSFASSSTLARQIDQGAPADLFISADQQWMDDVMAKKSVVDSTRYTLLGNDLVLVAPKSDSAKAVTINAQTDWKSLLKGERLAVGDPDHVPAGIYAKEALQKLGAWETLSPQLAPANNVRAALALVERNESPYGIVYGSDAVASDKVQVVGRFPEDSHKPVEYPMAIVKEHQNATVEAFYKYLQGPDAAAVFKQYGFTPKK, from the coding sequence ATGCTGAAAATTAATTACCGCTGGACTGCTGCAACTGTTTTAAGTGTTTCCATGGCGAGCCACGCCGTGGCGGCAGAGAAGATCACTGTGTTTGCCGCGGCATCACTGACCAATGCGTTGCAGGAAATCGCCACGCAGTATCAGAAGAAAACCGGTGTCGAGGTGGTGTCTTCTTTTGCTTCTTCATCTACCTTAGCGCGTCAGATTGATCAGGGCGCCCCCGCCGATCTGTTCATCTCTGCTGACCAGCAGTGGATGGATGATGTGATGGCGAAAAAGAGTGTAGTCGATAGCACGCGCTACACCTTGCTGGGCAACGATTTAGTGCTGGTGGCGCCGAAGAGTGACAGCGCGAAAGCCGTGACCATCAATGCGCAAACTGACTGGAAAAGCCTGTTAAAAGGTGAACGTCTGGCGGTGGGCGATCCGGATCATGTGCCAGCAGGGATTTACGCGAAAGAAGCGCTGCAAAAACTGGGCGCGTGGGAAACGTTATCGCCGCAGCTGGCTCCGGCCAACAACGTCCGTGCCGCGCTGGCCCTGGTGGAACGTAACGAATCGCCTTATGGCATTGTGTACGGTTCCGATGCCGTGGCCAGTGACAAAGTGCAGGTGGTCGGGCGCTTCCCTGAAGACAGCCACAAGCCAGTGGAATACCCAATGGCGATAGTGAAAGAACATCAGAACGCAACGGTTGAAGCCTTCTACAAGTACTTGCAGGGGCCGGATGCCGCTGCCGTGTTTAAACAGTATGGATTTACGCCGAAGAAATGA
- a CDS encoding AcrZ family multidrug efflux pump-associated protein yields MLELLKSLAVAVIMVPIVMAIMLGLIYGLGEVFNVISKFGRRDDRPANSSHH; encoded by the coding sequence ATGCTGGAACTGCTTAAAAGCCTGGCTGTGGCTGTCATCATGGTGCCAATTGTGATGGCCATTATGCTCGGTCTGATTTACGGCTTGGGTGAAGTTTTCAACGTCATCTCAAAATTTGGCCGCCGCGACGATCGTCCTGCCAACAGCTCACATCATTGA
- the modE gene encoding molybdenum-dependent transcriptional regulator has translation MQAELSLNIRLQQKLFADPRRIELLKRVQETGSISQGAKLAGISYKSAWDAINDMNQMADQTLVDRATGGKGGGGAQLTRYGERLIQLFQLMEQIQQKAFDALQNDSLPLDSLLAAIARFSLQTSARNQLFGTVLARDHQQVQQHIDVQLADGVTRLQVAITERSAECLQLDSGKEVLVLIKAPWIQVSRDAVKSDNQLQVTISAIEPGDQVSEVLMALPSGETLCATLNNAQVQQQNLQPGEPVTASFNAEHAIIATLL, from the coding sequence ATGCAGGCAGAACTTTCTCTCAATATTCGTCTTCAGCAAAAGCTGTTTGCCGATCCGCGCCGCATCGAACTGCTGAAACGCGTGCAGGAAACGGGCTCCATCAGCCAGGGGGCAAAACTGGCTGGCATCAGCTACAAAAGCGCCTGGGACGCCATCAACGATATGAACCAGATGGCTGATCAAACTTTAGTCGACCGGGCCACGGGAGGCAAAGGCGGCGGTGGCGCGCAGTTAACCCGTTACGGCGAACGCCTGATTCAGCTGTTTCAGTTGATGGAGCAAATCCAGCAGAAAGCCTTTGATGCACTGCAAAATGACAGCTTACCGCTCGATAGTCTGTTGGCGGCCATTGCCCGTTTCTCGCTGCAGACCAGTGCCCGTAACCAACTTTTTGGCACCGTGTTGGCGCGCGACCATCAGCAGGTCCAGCAGCATATCGACGTCCAGTTGGCCGACGGCGTGACCCGACTGCAGGTCGCCATTACCGAACGCAGCGCTGAATGTTTGCAACTCGATAGCGGTAAAGAGGTATTAGTGCTGATTAAAGCACCGTGGATTCAGGTGAGCCGCGATGCCGTGAAGAGTGATAATCAGCTGCAGGTGACCATCAGCGCTATCGAACCCGGCGATCAGGTGAGCGAGGTATTAATGGCTCTGCCAAGCGGTGAGACCTTGTGTGCCACCCTTAATAATGCACAAGTGCAGCAGCAGAATCTCCAGCCGGGCGAGCCGGTGACCGCCAGTTTTAACGCTGAACATGCCATCATCGCCACACTGCTCTGA
- the modF gene encoding molybdate ABC transporter ATP-binding protein ModF produces MASLQISQGIFHLSDTRALSLNDLTLNSGESWAFVGANGSGKSSLARALSGELTPGKGQVTQDFQRRTRLSLEQLQKLVSDEWERNNTDLLSEGEDDTGRTAAQIIQDEVKDEARCQALAQQFGITYLLERRFKYLSTGETRKTLLCQALMAQPDLLILDEPFDGLDVASRASLAETLSDLHQHGYSVVLVLNRFDDIPDFVQQVGVLAECTLTHVGERKAILAEALVAQLAHSEKLAGMALPEPDEPDQLPHLADDAPRVILRNGVVSYNDVAVIDGLSWQVNPGEHWQIVGPNGAGKSTLLSLVTGDHPQGYSNDLTLFGIRRGSGETIWDIKQHIGYVSSSLHLDYRVSCNVRTVVLSGFFDSIGLYQAVSDRQKALARQWLALLGMDNHLADAPFHSLSWGQQRLVLIARALVKHPTLLILDEPLQGLDPINRQLVRRFVDVLIGEGRTQLLFVSHHAEDAPQCITHRLSFVKQDKGYGYQQDDLR; encoded by the coding sequence ATGGCTTCATTGCAAATTTCGCAAGGCATATTTCACCTTAGCGACACGCGAGCACTGTCACTTAACGATCTCACCCTGAACAGCGGCGAAAGCTGGGCCTTTGTTGGCGCCAACGGCAGCGGAAAATCGTCACTGGCACGGGCGCTCTCTGGCGAACTGACGCCGGGTAAAGGGCAAGTTACCCAGGATTTCCAGCGCCGTACCCGACTGTCACTGGAACAACTGCAAAAGCTGGTCAGCGATGAATGGGAACGTAACAACACCGATCTGCTGAGTGAAGGTGAAGACGATACCGGTCGCACCGCGGCGCAAATTATTCAGGATGAAGTGAAGGACGAGGCGCGTTGTCAGGCACTGGCGCAGCAGTTTGGCATCACTTATCTGCTCGAACGCCGTTTCAAATATCTCTCTACCGGGGAGACGCGCAAAACATTGCTGTGTCAGGCGCTGATGGCGCAGCCGGATTTATTAATTCTTGATGAACCCTTTGATGGACTGGATGTGGCCTCACGCGCCAGCCTCGCAGAAACGCTGAGCGACTTGCACCAGCATGGCTATTCTGTGGTGCTGGTGCTCAACCGCTTTGATGATATTCCCGACTTCGTCCAGCAGGTTGGCGTGCTGGCAGAGTGCACCCTGACCCACGTTGGCGAACGCAAGGCGATTCTGGCTGAAGCCCTGGTGGCACAGTTGGCGCACAGTGAGAAGCTGGCAGGGATGGCGCTGCCAGAACCCGATGAGCCAGATCAGTTGCCGCATCTGGCCGACGATGCGCCGCGCGTGATCCTGCGTAATGGCGTAGTCTCCTATAACGACGTAGCGGTGATTGATGGACTGAGCTGGCAGGTGAATCCAGGCGAGCACTGGCAGATTGTTGGCCCAAACGGTGCCGGTAAATCCACCCTGCTCAGCCTGGTGACCGGCGATCATCCTCAAGGCTACAGTAATGATTTAACGCTGTTCGGCATTCGTCGCGGCAGTGGTGAAACCATCTGGGATATTAAGCAGCACATCGGTTACGTCAGCAGCAGTCTGCATCTCGACTATCGTGTGAGCTGCAATGTGCGCACAGTGGTGCTATCCGGGTTCTTTGATTCGATCGGTTTGTACCAAGCGGTTTCTGACCGCCAGAAAGCCCTCGCGCGACAGTGGCTGGCGCTGCTGGGCATGGACAATCATCTGGCCGATGCGCCGTTCCACAGTCTCTCCTGGGGCCAGCAGCGTCTGGTGTTGATTGCGCGTGCGCTGGTGAAACATCCAACGTTACTGATTCTGGACGAACCGCTGCAGGGGCTTGATCCGATTAACCGCCAGCTGGTGCGTCGTTTTGTCGATGTGCTGATTGGCGAAGGCCGCACCCAGTTGCTGTTTGTCTCGCATCACGCGGAAGATGCGCCGCAGTGCATTACCCATCGTCTGAGCTTTGTGAAGCAGGATAAAGGGTACGGCTATCAGCAGGATGATTTGCGATAA
- the galT gene encoding galactose-1-phosphate uridylyltransferase, which produces MEKFNPVDHPHRRYNPLIDQWVLVSPHRAKRPWQGAQETPALEQLPAHDPDCFLCAGNTRITGDKNPDYKTTYVFTNDFAALMTDTPDAPESEDILMRCESARGTSRVICFSPDHSKTLPELPLSGLEDIVRTWQEQTADLGQHYPWVQVFENKGAAMGCSNPHPHGQIWANSFLPNEAQKEDDNQRRYFDKKGSPLLVDYVARELKDGSRTVVETEHWLAVVPWWAAWPFETLLLPKAHVKRITDLTPAQRSDLALALKQLTSRYDNLFQCSFPYSMGWHGAPFNGEANDHWQLHAHFYPPLLRSATVRKFMVGYEMLAETQRDLTAEQAAERLRSVSDIHFREAQ; this is translated from the coding sequence ATGGAAAAATTTAACCCGGTTGATCATCCGCATCGCCGTTATAACCCATTGATCGATCAATGGGTGCTGGTCTCACCGCATCGTGCTAAGCGCCCATGGCAAGGGGCGCAGGAAACCCCTGCGCTGGAGCAACTGCCCGCGCACGATCCCGACTGTTTCCTGTGTGCAGGCAACACGCGTATCACCGGTGACAAAAATCCTGATTACAAAACCACCTATGTCTTCACTAATGACTTCGCCGCGCTGATGACCGATACGCCTGACGCGCCGGAAAGCGAAGACATCTTGATGCGTTGTGAAAGTGCGCGTGGTACCAGCCGTGTGATCTGCTTTTCGCCCGATCACAGCAAAACGCTGCCCGAACTGCCGTTGAGTGGCCTGGAAGATATCGTGCGCACCTGGCAGGAACAGACCGCCGATCTCGGTCAACACTACCCTTGGGTGCAAGTGTTTGAGAACAAAGGCGCGGCGATGGGCTGCTCAAATCCCCATCCGCACGGTCAGATTTGGGCCAACAGTTTCCTGCCCAACGAAGCGCAAAAAGAAGATGATAATCAGCGCCGCTACTTTGATAAAAAAGGTTCACCGTTATTAGTGGATTACGTCGCGCGTGAATTGAAAGACGGCAGCCGCACGGTGGTGGAGACCGAACACTGGCTGGCCGTGGTGCCTTGGTGGGCGGCCTGGCCGTTTGAAACCCTGCTGTTGCCAAAAGCACACGTGAAACGCATCACCGATTTAACGCCGGCCCAGCGCAGCGATCTGGCGCTGGCGCTGAAGCAGCTCACCAGCCGTTACGACAACCTGTTCCAGTGCTCTTTCCCCTACTCCATGGGCTGGCACGGCGCACCGTTTAACGGTGAAGCCAACGACCACTGGCAGTTGCACGCTCACTTCTATCCGCCGCTGTTACGTTCAGCCACGGTACGCAAATTTATGGTTGGCTACGAAATGCTGGCCGAAACCCAACGTGATTTAACGGCGGAACAGGCAGCAGAACGTCTGCGTTCTGTCAGCGATATCCATTTCCGCGAGGCGCAATAA